The sequence gtagTTTGACACGTCGAAAGCGTGTTTCCGGCTCGATCAGGCAGTGGCCATTTTTGCGGACCGGGAGGTTACCCCAGTACTCTCATCAATATCTCCGAATCCATGTTTATTTTCGAAATGATATCCAATGTCCAAGAGTTccataggaattttgtgatcgattgcagAAAACAGAACTAAATTCCGTTACAAGACTGCCGAGaaccatcattttgaaaatttagttttccGTGAAATTGGGGGTCAGGTATGTAAGTGTTGAAACGatattgctcacaagtttcattagcCGGAAATATGACCCCGTGCCAATTTTTAGCTCAATCGGGTCATGGTTTAGATTAAATTTGCCAAAGATATGTTTATTACTGAAATTAATCATTGACTTCCAACTTAAATTTAAAACTCAGAAAAAGTACCTATACCTTACTTTAAGCATTTTCTTAATGAATTGTAGTGTGAATGCATTTCGCAAACTTCTTCGCATTCTCACACCGTTCCACAACCGCATGTTGCAGAATATACATTCAAACTGCACTGATGGAGCAGTGCCCTTAGCAACAAGAGCCACGAAGAGTCAACTGCTGATAGCTATTCGTTAACGTTTGTGTGGAATACCGGTACATATGCAAGCATGGGTTCGAGAGTTTAATTGGACAACAAGACAGAGCAAAAACGTGGAAGGTAGAAACACACCTAtaagcagtttttttttgcattctgcTTCTTCGgctatttttatttgttcaacTTTACGTGCCTTGATGTCAATTTTGTACATATGTGTGTCAAGAAGCATGTGTGTAGAATAGACACATGGACCGGATACAAAGACACCGGCTTCATGTTCCGGTTCCATATGGTTGGAGAAGCGTGTATGCTCTAATATGGGTTTCGTTCGATCATCACAGTTGTGAAAGTATCAGATATTAGATATAGGAAAAAAAAGGTGAATCATTCAAGCGATACCTTTTTCCTATGTACATAAATTAATGCAAGCACAGCTCTGCGAACGGCCGTACAATCAACCTTTGAGTTAATTGAGCTATGCATGATAGGAATACGATGATCCAAAACAGAAGTCGTGTAATCAGGATAGGTATAAGTAGATCAATGCGGTACTCAGCATCTACTCCTGAAACATTACAAAtcccaaaaatatgtttgtagCTAAACGAAATCTACTGTATGCACTAGAAGTAGATGAATTTCATATGAATCAGAAATAATTCTAGTAGGTATTATCAAAGtaaattttgtatttgagtGCAACTAAACTCCTGCATTTGGAGACACACAGAGGGCTTTGAAAAGATCCCATTATGTGTAGGTATTGGTGTTTAACAACCGACCGTTGGCGACGTGGTCACAACCATCGTGTACACCTCCCTACCGGTGGTTGTAGTGCATGAATAATTGTATCTGATTGCATGGGGTTGGTGCCACTGAGCTGCAAAAACTCGAAGCAAGTCCGATGTCGGTGTGACTTGTTTGAGGAAATACAAATGACCAAAGTACCGGCCGGTGAACGTACGTCGTGGTACATCTGTAGCATCTTTTAGCAATACAAATTGAGTCCATCCGTGCTAATAACATTATTTTAGCGTTGGTTTTCAATGACGAATGATGTGGACACCGGACATTTCAACTTAAGTTGCATTTACCCTGCTGCTGATAATAGCGAGAACACATTTCACACGACACGACCAGTAAGGCATATTTTAGCACATGCCTTGATTCGACTTACCTGTTGATGTCATTAGAACAAAGATCGTAATTCATCAATTAGATTGTTCGTGCGGAACGAGCAGAAGGTGGACACTCCTCACGTAATAATGGCGATCCAAAAAAAGCAAGAGCGCGACCAAGAGAGAAAGGGCATTGTCAATGAACAAACTGGTTTCAATTGTTTGCTGTGTTTCCGAGTTTTTCGAAttaacctgatttttttttattgttcatcTAAAATGTTTTGAGACAGTCTTATTTGAGTAGAGTTCTGTTGTGTATCAAACACATCCATAGGCCATTTCCGTTCTCTCTTGCATCTCGCCTCTTCCTTCTTTTACCaatgtcaataaaaaaaataaaaaaaaaataactgggACATGAATTTACACTTGGTTAGATTGCTTCTTTCCTatgtaaaatgtgaaaaagtaAATAGTATCGATTTCCttccattttttatatttagatCATATCAGGAAAATTGTATATATCTTCTATCTTCACGCATTCACaaacaaaaaatgaatattcCTGTTGTGTACTAAATGTAGTATAGGGTTTGCTGGtttaaatattaataatattggGGTTATTAATATATAATTGTGTTCTTagcaaagaaaaaaaggaatgaATTAATTATCCCGTGTACTTTTCGTCTGAATGCCTTCCGATGGAAGCAGTGATACGGTTTGATGTTGATCAAGCGTCGCGACTTGGCTGTTGGGTGTTTAATGTTGTTATCGTTTTTTATGCTGTTGTTGCGACCGATGTTGGTGGTCGCGTCAGACAGTTGAAGAATAGCCGGAGTTGGCGGCTATTTCTTACCCTTCTGGGCCTTTTCGGCGGCCTTGGTGACCTTGCCACCGGAAGCGTCCTTGAAGTTCACAGACTTGATAACACCGACAGCGACGGTCTGTCTCATATCACGCACAGCGAAACGTCCCAGTGgagggaactcctggaaggattcgaCGCACAGTGGCTTAGATGGGACCAGGTTGACGATGGCGGCATCACCAGACTTGATCGATTTCGGGTTCTCTTCAGTCGACTTGCCAGAACGACGATCGACCTTCTCCTTGATTTCGGCAAACTTGCAAGCAATGTGAGCAGTGTGACAATCCAACACTGGAGTGTATCCGTTGGAGATCTGGCCAGGGTGGTTCAGAACGATGACCTGAGCGGTGAAGTCAGCAGCTCCCTTTGGTGGGTTGTTCTTGGTGTCACCGGCAACGTATCCACGACGCAATTCCTTGACGGAGACGTTCTTGACGTTGAAACCAACGTTGTCTCCGGGCACGGCTTCTTGCAGGGCTTCGTGGTGCATTTCGACGGACTTGACTTCAGTGGTCAGGTTTACTGGGGCGAACACGACAACGGTACCTGGCTTCAGGACACCGGTTTCAACACGACCGACTGGTACTGTTCCAATACCTCCGATTTTGTAGACGTCCTGCAGGGGCAGACGCAGAGCCTTGTCGGTGGGGCGGCTTGGTGGCAGGATGGCGTCCAGAGCTTCGATCAGGCACTTACCATCAGCCTTGCCTTCCTTGCGCTCAACGGCCCATCCCTTGAACCATGGCATCTTGGTGGAGACTTCCAACATGTTGTCTCCGTGCCATCCAGAGATTGGCACGAAAGCGACGGCAGCTGGATTGTAACCGATCTTCTTGATGTAGGAGGAGACTTCCTTCTTGATTTCCTCGAAACGGGATTCGCTGTATGGTGGCTCGGTGGAGTCCATCTTGTTGACACCGACGATCAGCTGCTTGACACCGAGGGTGAAGGCGAGCAGGGCATGCTCACGGGTCTGTCCGTTCTTGGAGATACCGGCTTCGAACTCACCAGTACCGGCGGCGACGATCAGCACGGCACAATCGGCCTGCGATGTTCCGGTAATCATGTTCTTGATGAAATCACGATGTCCAGGGGCATCGATGATAGTCACGTAGTACTTGCTGGTTTCGAACTTCCACAAGGCGATATCGATGGTGATACCACGTTCACGTTCGGCCTTCAGTTTGTCCAATACCCAGGCGTACTTGAAGGAGCCCTTACCCATTTCCTGGGCTTCCTTCTCGAACTTTTCGATCGTACGCTTGTCGATACCACCGCATTTGTAGATCAGATGGCCGGTAGTGGTCGACTTGCCAGAATCGACGTGTCCAATTACGACAATGTTAATATGAGTCTTTTCTTTTCCCATCTTGGTTGGTTACTAAAAGGAAGAGGAAAAGCGAAATATTAGATACTACACAATTGAAAATGCAATTGAGAATTAAAAACGATCAGTGATGATTATGACCCTTGATCTTATAAATATAACTTTTCTTAACATTAAAAAGTCCcatttttttcaatcttctGGGGGCATGTCGTGCTTGCTCAATTATATTCTGCAAATGCATACCAGTGAAATAATGAAGTTTTATACTAAGCGAAAGCTTAgttggaaaatttaatttttgtaaaGTAAAATATCAAAACTGTAGAGGGACCATCAAAACGATCCTAACACAACATTGTAGTCAATCAAATGTTTTGGCGAGATTCCATAGAAAGAATACAGAACgatgaaatatatttttctaaaagaCGTGATTCCAAATGCTGAGCAAAGCATCATTAAGTAAATGGCAGAAAAAATGTCGGGTTTCACTAGTCAGCTACTTTAAAAATTCCATATGCGCCACACGCTTTAGTTGATGTGGTCGTGGCAATTGGTGCGCCGACGTGTTTCCAGCATCATCGCACAATTCACTAATCGCTCGGAGCTGAGAGATTCGAGTGTGCGTGTGACCGGATGCCTTTCACATTTACATCTTCTCACTCACACTCGAATGGAAAAAAATCCACTCCAGTCACCGTCTCGAAATACAAAACCGCCACCCAAGTTCTTTTTCCCATTGCTAATCTACCCCCACACACACGGCGGCTCGGGATTGCATGACTCAAATCGTCGGTAGCGATTATATAGAATTTCACCACGATTGCAATTCAATCCGAGCTGATTTTCGCCAATTTTGCGCAATCCAGCTCCCGTCGCAACACAAGTTTCTCGTCAACCCCTTTTCGGCTTTTCAGTCCGACATATCAAAATGGCGACCGGCTCCGGCGGTTGGTATGGTGACGAGTCGAGACGATGACTGCGGCGTTCTTCAACTGGAGACTGATGAAAGTCGGCCATGTTTCCAGCGAAGAAAGTTGCAAATGAACCCATAAGTAGAACCAAATCAACATCTTTTTCGTATGTTTGTGCaaccgattccaaatctcataTTCAAACGGTCAACATTAGTGTAGTCACGTTGCATTATCTGaaacagcaaataatttgaattGCATTAATCAGCACGTGTTGATTGCGCAGGCAACCGGTAATTTGTTTCCTCAGGAGCGATGGTTTGTCAGTTTATGTTTAATCCTAGAAATAGCTGAAAACCAGAGCACTTCGTGAAAAACTGAATTGCAATTATTGCCACGTGCCAAGCTCAATGTTCCAGAATGCACTGTTCCCACATTGAGTGGATTGTGCAAAGTTCAATTTTCACTAATCACAGCAACTAATCATAGGGTCAACTATTTCACCACTTTATCGAATTCCAATCCCAATCACTACACACTTGCACAAAACTTTCTACTTTGAATCACAATCACATTACAGatggaactttttaaaacttACTTCCAAAATTAAGTTCTCAACAAAAGCGCAATCGAATGTTATTCCGGCGAGATGCCCGATAGAAGTGAACGAGTCGAAGGTTGGACAAGCAAGAACTACCCCCGGCGAGGCGACGGTGATCGAACTGTAAACGAACGAAACGCAAAATTAAAGAGAAACGCAAACAAACGGAAGTGTGCGGTCGCGGTTCCAGTCcagcatcatcgtcatcatcattaaCAGAAGTGACAGCTGACAGCCCCTACACGTTTAGAAAAAGGTGCTTAAATTTAGGTATACCTTTCTCTCAAATcgatattgtggatttacttgaccaatggattcgaaggtcgcCCGCATAGTTCCAAACGGTAAAATTTCTATCTGacgtattattcataatcatatgAAATTATATTTGAAATGCATTCCAGATTGTTCTGCATAACcatacactcagcgaactggactatcgaaattcataactggcgccttatgaatcttcgactgattataTTCCAccctgggagctgcggataaAGTCGAAACGAGTGTCAAAGAATCTCCAAAGTAAGCTGTCAtaaagtatccatcgcatcgagagaggtTTTGTGCATTTTGAGCGTAGACAAGAGAGTACACGTataaatcaactcatactaaatATAGCTTATTTTCAACTAATTTCAATTTACTGGCGTCATTTTAAATATATCGACGGATTCAACATAACTGGAgggtatgaattaatttaacattCGACACGTTAATATATACGATGCGGTAAATTGACGAAAtctttgtaatttaattttataaagATAAACATAATGATAATTCAATGTGAGAAAATCATAACGTGTACAGTGAACACTGGGAGGAAACTTGcgagtttcaagcaaaatatcttgaaaatttgattcgatcgagtccgcagtatagatagtagaatctatagatgagcgaaagcatggctgagtcgattttttttgcccgtgcacacgcgcatatgacgtcacagcccttaacgtttccattgaaatcgtgacgtcatgctcgtttggagacacgtttgacagttcgtttggagacagaggatttatcttcgctcatctatatattccactatctatagtccgcagctcccagattccaccaacagtgcttcttatacacAGTTACCTTCACGAGAAATCGAGCGTCGATgagcgtgtggtctacataccggcctcccaaccccgacgtccatggttcgaacccagtctgccgcacttttttaaatgaaaatcatcattcatacaCTGCAGAAAAAATCTATATAAGCTTTATGTGTGAGCTATacagatttttgcaatagcttcataaaaatacattttatgtGTGGCCCTTATAAAACATATATTGAGCTGACACATATTTCTCATcagttaaaataataaaaatgatatcatcttttaataatttttatttattttgcttatacATTTTAAAACCATCGAAATAGTTCTTATTTGATGCAAACATTATGTTTTATTACATATTTTGTTATATTTCATTAGTGCAAACAATAACATCAATAAAAATGGTTATTCTTTTTGAGCTCTGTTTCAATTCCCAAATTAAACTCTAACTAAACTACTAAACTTGAAAGCTATCgaatacaaattttgaaaattacccTATATGATGAAAATCTACTAACTAAAAACTAATGTTCAAAGTTCAGTTCGAATTTAATTCGGGAATTAACACCAAGCCTCGATGTCCAAAAAtgaagaaatacagcacaaacagattttatttttgttgaattGTTATTGGAAGTTATCTATACAAATATAATCaatgtaaaaaatcaacatgttcCTTTCCTGAATGTTCCAGATTTGTCCAGATGAGCATTGGGTTTCTGACAAAGTTTCTGCTAACTGGTCTTTTGAGACATGCATTAGTGTGGATAAATCATAatattgtatcctcagtgtgGATACAATCTGTgtaaccatcaagaaacaatatatcctattgtataccgtacattgtatggtaattcaattgttttcactattgaaccaatagtacatttttatccgggtataTACATAAGTGACATGCACAGACCTCATCCATTTTATGTGTGGTATGTTATGGATTTTTCCATAAGTCCTGACACATATTTTGCAACAACAATATTAGTAGCCATAATTAGAAGAGCTTATGTGGCGTATATCCACTATTTTAAATCTCATAAAGGAAACATAAATTTTATGTTCTATAATTTCttactacacacttaaaataaatcgccgaattcggtaaaattttaccgaaatctcaacagcagaactgttcgatACATAATTTAactgtttttcgatgattttgacagttgagcaatggaaaaaaaatacaaaaaatctgtaaaataaattaccgaacagttctgctgttgagatttcggtaaaatttaccgaatacggtgaaatgaggtaTTAAGTGTGTACTCTATGTGCCGttacatatatttaaaaatattggatttttagtagtgtcttcttgccctcagatacattcaatctgttctacaagcattctaagtagttgaaacagtgacccattcttacccccttttgacccattgtcacccccgacgacggtagtaTAAATCATAATACTCGATACATAGTATAATTTTTATACTATGTAaagtacacacttaactcatttcacagtattcggtaaattttaccgaaatctcaacagctgaactgtccggtaattattttacagatttcctgcacgaaaaaaaaatttcataacgAATGTATTCGGCAAAAcacatacatttttgccattGCGATTTCGTAATGAAAAATATATCTAAATGGAATAGATGCTATGCAACGCTGCATAAGACAATCATAACATGAAACTTATACATTTCATGTCATATGTGCATATGCATGATTAGGATTGATAAATAACCTGCATACATAACATTTATGGTCTTCATTTGAGCAACAATAACGAAATGATTAGATTCATACATTAATTTTAGGTCCGGTGATTCTCCCGTTGTTTTCTTTCATTTATAGGTCGCTTAGTTTTTTTCAATCAGTTTTATTTGTAGAATAAACATTTCTTTcctaacaaaatttttttttttcataacacaCTTATTTAAGAAAgtctcacacctcgggaaaattttccaccgGTTTTTGGTTACCGCGGTTACCGTGTGCTTAAGTGGGGCCCTGATTTTAATTTTCCGTGACCGAGTCCCGAAAACATCACACAATCagaaatacatggggaaaaattcGCGGaataaattcccgaggtgtgagatTACCTTTAGTCCTAAAACATTAATTTTAAAACGtaattcaaaacaaattgaaGGCCGACGCAATCACTATCGTAGATGCGGGTTTCGCCTTGTGCGTTATGCTGATTTTTCCGGCGCGGGGTCCTCCAATCACTGAAACATAAAAATTGTGTTAGCATGGACATGAATAAATTTTCTATCGTATGTTACGTACCTGTTTTTATCTCGGGCAGTATATGATTTTATACAATTATACTGATCGGCATCACCATTTTCGAACTATCCAACTAAAAATTGGAAACATTCACACGGATAGTTGTGGTTTATTATTGAGAAAAAATGACCGGATCCAAGTCGTCCATGTTACTCTAGCTCCAGCGCCGCTGCTTTTTCCCAAATACGTTTCTAATCAAATGTATAAGTTTAAGCTAATACATTTTTGCCATAAGGCAAAACTTATACTTATCATATCGAAGCGAAATGTGATATATAAACACGCTAAATATATTGTATGCAAATATGTTATAAAGATTATATCAAGTGGAATGAAATGTATGTTGCTATAAATAATGAATgatataaatcaaataaaataaataaaataattacttttttttacgtgtgtgattttttccattgttcaactgtcaaaatcaccgaaaatcagtaaaattatataccgaacagttcagctgttgagatttcggtaaaatttcaccgaattcggcgatttattttaagtgtgtataaaCGCAAAAAAATAACTGCAAAGGTTATTTAATTTCAAACCCTTcgtggatttatttaatttctgaGACAATTATTTCTTTTGGTTTTCTATTGggattttttcggattttttattAGGGGTGGTAGAGTTTCTAACCCCTTGAATGAAAATCTGTATGTGAAAAAGACTCTCGAAGTACctctgaatatttttatttttgcacaATTTTTGGTAGGTCGATAAAGTAGAACGAAAAATCTTATCTTTTGAACTGCATCAAttggtatcgatattttgaaaaagATCGTTCTAAATTTGTCGTGTTTTAACTTGtctaattttaaattattcagGAAATGCTATCGATCGCTATCGATGTTTGGTAAGAGAATCTTCAAAGATTGATATGAAGAATTTTTAAGAAACTTGAAGAAATGGTTGGtcagggagggagatgcaagagaaaaaaaagtatctaaaattaggtacttttttcaaTCGTGTATGCTGATTTAGACGTTTTGGTGACTTTTTACTCAATCCCGAGTAATTTTACATTGGCGTGTGATAGATTGCGTTACAAAACAAGAAACGCTCAATGTTGTTGATTTTAaataaagtaaataaataaataacagtgttttgatattgatgagactttttttttctaaaaccgCCTCAGTATTAGGCTATCCATGAGGACATTCAGCGATGGGACtgacaatcgaaatcaaaacaaagtgtGTATGCAGTTGAACGGAACTCACGTCTGGTGTAAACCGCGCTTAACGCTTTCCTTTGAATTGTTCTGTCAGTCCGGTcagaatctgtcaaaaaatcaaggtaaacaaaaatcgtcagcTGATCGCAGCTGTCTTATGGATTGCCTTATTCAACGCCGTTCAATTCTTCGGCGCAATTTTCGATTTAATTTGCTGTATTTATTACATTCGTTATAATTTCCAAAACTTTTACGATGGCTGACATGTTTGGGAACAATATGGACAAAATTTTCGAAAGCATCAGCAACACCGCCAGGCTTGCTAACGAGTATGGCTCTTCAGGTAAGTAAATCATACAAGTTCtttattgtaattgtaattttattgagtACGATATACTGTTGGTTTACACTTTACATCAGGGCaatatttaaatatcaagaacTATAAACTAAACtaatattttttacaatttggcATTAAAGGCAGCTTAACAGTTAAGGTCGTATTAAGGAATTTTGTAAAATGCCAAAAATGCTAAATTATCCGTAAATAATTTTGACGTGGgattacatttttattttggaaaataatatacactgaattctgtttttacacgagttTGGGGGCAAAActaagtcacacgatcaaaaatacgagcgagaaaaaaatcgtgtaaaacagAATACTGTGTATATGTAGTTTTAGTTACGAGATCAATATGTTATGTAGCTAGTCTTGTGAAATTTGTGTGAACTTCATGCTAGTTGAGCACTACCTAAGCTCTTTTTTGTAGTAGTGCTATACGTAGCCTTTACGTTAAAAGTTTGTATTGTCAATTAGGGGTATCCCTTTGTAATTGTTCAATAGGATACTTTCCATTATCTTCTAATTCTCCCATTTAGTATGCGATCACAAAATGTGATGTCGTGCCTTATTAAATCTCAAAAAACGGAAGTTTATTTTAATAGCTAATGTTCTGaattatttcaaacaaaataCTTAATAGAcgaatccgtgtaaaaataagaagaaggcacacgacggtgttaacttagACAGATcgtacagcacagcataggaagatcattttaaaatgcttataataaattctagataaaatgtaataaaaatctgattgatgtatgatacggaaaaagttccgaaatgtatgatagatacatttttggaaaatacaaaaaattgagataagcttccaaatatgtaattcagaactttttccgtatcgtacatcaatcagattttaattacaatttggctagaatttattataagcattttacaatgatcttcctatgctgtacTGGTAGGACCTGCCAAAGTTGACACTATTGTGTGTCTTCTTTTTATGTTTTTGTGGGGCGGGTGtgttttcagaacatttttttttggaaaaaaaagtttcttctaaaaaaattgTCTTTGGGGAGGGTTTTATGCTCAAAACCAatcccgtggctacgccactgtcccATAtgcatatgaataggaaatctaGCAAGGAAAGGACTGATAAGCAATGACATACAGTACCTAATGGGTATCCAAACAAACACTTTTGTGCATCTACCAAAAactcttttattattttaatgttttGAAATATGAATCACTCTACAgatcaaaaaaatatcaaagtctACGGCGCACTGGCAGAAAAGTTGGTGGCAATCGAACAGAAATTTAACGGTCACAAGAAAGCCTTACAGGAGTCTTCAAAGGAAATAACTTTGGACGAATTTGATCGAGTAAGTCACAGAGATGCAAAGGTTAaaaccaaataacacaaaattTATATCGTTTTAGCGCTACAAATCAAGCTTGCCTGCTGGCAAGAGCAACGTGAAACAACTAAAACGATACAAGGAGTTCATCACCCACACTGGCTCAATCCTGCAAATCGACATTTTGCCACCGAGCAGCGGCAGAGCTCATTCCGATGACGA comes from Armigeres subalbatus isolate Guangzhou_Male chromosome 2, GZ_Asu_2, whole genome shotgun sequence and encodes:
- the LOC134218515 gene encoding elongation factor 1-alpha, coding for MGKEKTHINIVVIGHVDSGKSTTTGHLIYKCGGIDKRTIEKFEKEAQEMGKGSFKYAWVLDKLKAERERGITIDIALWKFETSKYYVTIIDAPGHRDFIKNMITGTSQADCAVLIVAAGTGEFEAGISKNGQTREHALLAFTLGVKQLIVGVNKMDSTEPPYSESRFEEIKKEVSSYIKKIGYNPAAVAFVPISGWHGDNMLEVSTKMPWFKGWAVERKEGKADGKCLIEALDAILPPSRPTDKALRLPLQDVYKIGGIGTVPVGRVETGVLKPGTVVVFAPVNLTTEVKSVEMHHEALQEAVPGDNVGFNVKNVSVKELRRGYVAGDTKNNPPKGAADFTAQVIVLNHPGQISNGYTPVLDCHTAHIACKFAEIKEKVDRRSGKSTEENPKSIKSGDAAIVNLVPSKPLCVESFQEFPPLGRFAVRDMRQTVAVGVIKSVNFKDASGGKVTKAAEKAQKGKK
- the LOC134218516 gene encoding E3 SUMO-protein ligase NSE2-like, translating into MADMFGNNMDKIFESISNTARLANEYGSSDQKNIKVYGALAEKLVAIEQKFNGHKKALQESSKEITLDEFDRRYKSSLPAGKSNVKQLKRYKEFITHTGSILQIDILPPSSGRAHSDDEEMEMEEVIQNLDPITKRPLEVPVRNKLCKHVYEKSAIEEMVRTNPRTRCPAMGCAADQFVTLAHLEEDENLRRKLMLQREQEY